From a region of the Pectobacterium aquaticum genome:
- the rfaC gene encoding lipopolysaccharide heptosyltransferase RfaC, which yields MRVLIVKTSSMGDVLHTLPALTDAMQAIPGIQFDWVVEEGFAQVPSWHPAVSRVIPVAIRRWRKSWFSAPIRQERAEFTRQLRQHRYDAVIDAQGLIKSALLVTRLANGKKHGLDCKSAREPLASWFYNYRHPISRRQHAVERVRELFAASLSYRKPTERGDYAIASRFLSLSPADANRYLVFLHATTRDEKHWPEAHWRELIALLAPSGLHIKLPWGAEHEHQRALRLAEGFPHVDVLPRLTLQQVAEVLAGAKAVVSVDTGLSHLTAALDRPNITLYGPTDPGLIGGYGMNQVVEMSESQKMETIPASLVHQKLEKLIELPASDE from the coding sequence ATGAGGGTGCTGATTGTGAAAACATCGTCGATGGGCGATGTGCTGCACACCTTGCCAGCCCTGACCGACGCAATGCAGGCTATTCCCGGTATCCAGTTCGACTGGGTGGTTGAAGAAGGTTTCGCGCAAGTTCCCAGTTGGCACCCGGCAGTTTCTCGCGTCATTCCCGTCGCAATACGCCGCTGGCGCAAAAGCTGGTTCAGCGCCCCGATACGCCAGGAACGTGCGGAATTTACACGCCAGCTACGCCAGCACCGCTATGATGCGGTTATTGATGCGCAAGGGCTGATTAAAAGCGCGCTGCTGGTGACGCGACTCGCCAACGGAAAGAAACACGGATTGGATTGCAAAAGCGCGCGCGAGCCGCTGGCAAGCTGGTTTTATAACTATCGCCACCCAATAAGCCGCCGACAACATGCTGTCGAGCGCGTGCGGGAGCTGTTTGCCGCCAGCCTGAGCTATCGGAAACCCACCGAGCGTGGCGATTATGCAATTGCCTCACGCTTCCTATCCCTGTCGCCCGCAGACGCCAATCGCTATCTGGTGTTTCTCCACGCCACAACGCGCGATGAAAAACACTGGCCGGAAGCGCACTGGCGTGAGCTGATTGCCCTATTAGCACCGAGTGGATTACACATCAAACTTCCCTGGGGAGCGGAGCATGAGCACCAGCGTGCATTACGGCTAGCCGAAGGCTTTCCACATGTTGACGTCTTACCACGCCTCACACTGCAACAGGTTGCCGAGGTATTAGCTGGCGCCAAAGCCGTCGTTTCCGTCGATACTGGGCTTAGCCACCTGACGGCAGCGCTGGATCGTCCAAATATCACCTTATACGGACCAACCGACCCAGGGCTGATTGGCGGCTACGGGATGAATCAGGTGGTGGAAATGTCTGAAAGCCAGAAAATGGAGACGATTCCCGCTAGCCTCGTCCATCAGAAATTAGAGAAGCTGATAGAATTACCTGCATCAGACGAGTGA
- a CDS encoding type II toxin-antitoxin system Phd/YefM family antitoxin yields MLTMTFSDVRQKFAKVLDTAITQPVTITRRSAPDMVVITAAQFAELQQAKFEVSLAKVMSKPKNQALFKELADK; encoded by the coding sequence ATGTTGACCATGACTTTCTCTGATGTTCGTCAGAAATTTGCCAAAGTTCTGGATACGGCTATCACGCAGCCAGTGACGATTACCCGTCGTTCAGCGCCAGATATGGTGGTCATCACGGCGGCACAGTTTGCAGAGTTGCAGCAGGCTAAATTTGAGGTTTCTCTTGCCAAGGTAATGAGTAAGCCAAAGAATCAGGCGCTGTTTAAGGAACTCGCTGATAAATGA
- a CDS encoding rhodanese-like domain-containing protein — protein MQEIMPFVSKNPILSIAWVALLVAVIVLTVKSKLSNVKEVVRGEAIRLINKEDAVVVDIRNRDDYRRGHIANAFNLLPNDIKNGSVGELEKHKSQPIIVVCANGLSSREAAENLHKAGFERVQVLKDGLAGWSGENLPLVRGK, from the coding sequence ATGCAAGAGATTATGCCATTCGTTAGCAAGAACCCTATTTTGAGCATCGCCTGGGTTGCGCTGTTGGTTGCGGTAATTGTACTTACTGTGAAGAGTAAACTGTCGAACGTAAAAGAAGTGGTTCGCGGTGAAGCGATCCGCCTGATTAATAAAGAAGATGCTGTCGTCGTTGATATCCGTAACCGTGACGACTATCGCCGTGGCCATATTGCCAACGCATTTAACCTGTTGCCGAACGACATTAAAAACGGCAGCGTAGGTGAACTTGAAAAACATAAATCGCAGCCGATTATCGTGGTTTGCGCCAACGGCCTCTCTTCACGCGAAGCGGCCGAGAATTTGCATAAAGCCGGTTTTGAGCGTGTGCAGGTACTGAAAGACGGCCTGGCTGGCTGGAGCGGTGAGAATCTGCCTTTAGTCCGCGGCAAATAA
- a CDS encoding type II toxin-antitoxin system death-on-curing family toxin — MIFFLTVEQVIAIHDSQLETYGGLAGFRDIGLVEGMVARVENLHSYQGENDLHVLAASLLLSIARGHGFNDANKRTSAAAAMVFLDMNGASMTPSENFADFVVMAAQGCYDVHTVAEALKKLAD, encoded by the coding sequence ATGATCTTCTTCTTAACCGTTGAACAGGTCATCGCTATTCACGACAGTCAGTTAGAAACCTATGGTGGTTTGGCAGGGTTTAGGGATATTGGTTTGGTGGAAGGTATGGTTGCCCGTGTTGAGAACCTTCACTCATACCAAGGTGAGAATGACCTGCACGTGCTTGCCGCATCGCTGTTGCTTTCGATAGCGCGCGGGCATGGCTTTAATGATGCGAATAAAAGGACTTCGGCAGCCGCGGCTATGGTGTTTCTTGATATGAATGGCGCGTCAATGACTCCGTCAGAAAACTTTGCTGATTTCGTGGTAATGGCGGCGCAAGGGTGTTACGACGTGCATACCGTAGCGGAAGCATTGAAAAAACTCGCCGATTAG
- the secB gene encoding protein-export chaperone SecB: MSEQNNTEMAFQIQRIYTKDISFEAPNAPQVFQQEWQPEVKLDLDTASSQLADDIYEVVLRVTVTASLGEETAFLCEVQQGGIFTVGGIEGTQLAHCLGAYCPNILFPYARECITSLVSRGTFPQLNLAPVNFDALFMNYLQQQTEGEGAAQHQDA; this comes from the coding sequence ATGTCTGAACAAAACAACACAGAAATGGCTTTCCAAATCCAGCGTATCTACACCAAAGATATCTCTTTTGAAGCGCCGAATGCGCCTCAGGTGTTCCAGCAGGAATGGCAGCCGGAAGTAAAACTGGATCTGGATACGGCTTCTAGCCAACTGGCTGATGACATCTATGAAGTCGTACTGCGTGTGACCGTAACGGCTTCTCTGGGTGAAGAAACTGCATTTCTGTGTGAAGTTCAGCAAGGTGGTATCTTTACCGTTGGCGGTATCGAAGGAACTCAGTTGGCGCATTGTCTGGGTGCATATTGCCCGAACATTCTGTTCCCTTATGCGCGTGAGTGCATCACTAGCCTGGTTTCTCGCGGTACCTTCCCGCAACTGAACCTGGCACCGGTTAACTTTGATGCACTGTTCATGAATTACCTGCAGCAGCAGACCGAAGGTGAAGGCGCTGCGCAGCATCAGGATGCCTGA
- a CDS encoding glycine C-acetyltransferase, producing the protein MPAAFYQQLTTQIMAARTEGVFKEERIITSAQQAEIEVMDSDRLLNFCANNYLGLADSPELIAAAKAGLDSHGFGMASVRFICGTQDIHKQLERKLADFLGMDDAILYSSCFDANGGLFETLMGPEDAIISDALNHASIIDGIRLSKARRYRYANNDMSQLEAQLQLARAEGARHVMIATDGVFSMDGVIADLQGVCDLADRYDALVMVDDSHAVGFVGEQGRGTHERCGVMNRVDIITGTLGKALGGASGGYTAGKHEVIDWLRQRSRPYLFSNSLAPAIVTASLRVLDLLEQGGERRERLWANARLFREKMTAAGFTLAGADHAIIPVMLGEAQLAQDFAQALQREGVYVTGFFYPVVPLGQARIRTQMSAAHTPQQIEFAVEAFTRVGKRLGVII; encoded by the coding sequence ATGCCTGCCGCGTTTTATCAACAACTTACTACACAAATCATGGCCGCACGTACCGAGGGCGTGTTCAAGGAGGAACGCATCATCACCTCTGCGCAGCAGGCTGAAATCGAGGTGATGGACAGCGACCGCCTGCTCAATTTCTGTGCCAATAATTATCTTGGTCTGGCGGATAGCCCCGAGCTGATTGCCGCTGCAAAAGCTGGATTGGACAGCCACGGTTTTGGTATGGCTTCGGTGCGCTTCATCTGTGGGACGCAGGATATCCACAAACAGCTGGAGCGTAAGCTGGCGGATTTTCTGGGAATGGACGATGCGATTCTCTATTCCTCCTGTTTTGATGCCAACGGTGGGTTGTTTGAAACGCTGATGGGGCCGGAGGATGCGATTATTTCCGATGCGCTCAATCATGCCTCAATCATCGACGGTATTCGGCTATCGAAGGCGCGACGCTATCGCTATGCCAATAACGATATGAGCCAGTTGGAAGCACAGTTGCAACTGGCCAGAGCGGAAGGGGCAAGGCACGTGATGATCGCCACCGATGGCGTGTTCTCGATGGATGGCGTGATTGCCGATTTGCAGGGAGTTTGCGATCTGGCGGATCGTTATGATGCGTTAGTGATGGTGGATGATTCGCATGCGGTGGGATTTGTGGGCGAACAAGGGCGTGGAACGCACGAACGCTGCGGGGTGATGAATCGCGTCGACATCATCACCGGGACATTAGGCAAGGCGTTGGGAGGCGCGTCGGGCGGTTATACGGCGGGCAAGCATGAGGTGATCGACTGGCTGCGCCAGCGTTCTCGACCCTATCTTTTTTCCAACTCGCTCGCACCAGCGATTGTCACCGCGTCGCTCAGGGTACTGGATCTGCTGGAACAGGGTGGAGAGCGGCGTGAACGTCTGTGGGCAAATGCCCGTCTGTTCCGTGAAAAGATGACGGCCGCAGGGTTCACGCTGGCGGGGGCCGATCACGCCATTATTCCCGTCATGTTGGGCGAGGCGCAGTTGGCACAGGATTTTGCGCAGGCACTACAGCGGGAAGGTGTTTATGTCACCGGCTTTTTCTATCCCGTAGTCCCCCTCGGTCAGGCGCGTATTCGCACCCAAATGTCGGCCGCCCATACGCCGCAGCAAATCGAATTCGCCGTCGAGGCTTTTACCCGCGTGGGCAAACGTCTGGGTGTGATCATCTGA
- a CDS encoding O-antigen ligase family protein gives MLNELRYELGKTPSISSAVALKAVFPSCLLTLAIMPFSSIIAGWLFYLTGSLSVFYVATHLRTIIAAKRLLLIPLCLLAIGLTNLFWYHHYYQPDSLFPYVYNAYKTSAHAGILGAFILLTTLHITQKKQKLPLFYLIAICVLTLGYAFYQSLFSGVHRIGLVFGTATSAAYFLTFIGALSAQALLKLDSAYKYYLYLGHFLLVTIAIFLTETRAAILVYPIVGATILLSEVRHNKRLFIKAFIGSSATILLCLFLFQETIHQRVNDLINDVHSYSMNNSRTSVGARIAMYQSGIEAGEEALLGQSAEQRAERIVAQAKQKPSLAGAVEYLDVHLHNEVIDAFSLKGLPGAILLVLLYASLFYFSFFVLRSHLSAALLFALLMYGLSDVILYSRDMLIAWLMAFCLGTTLTGKWLKQK, from the coding sequence ATGCTCAATGAATTAAGGTACGAACTGGGAAAAACGCCCAGCATCAGTTCGGCTGTCGCGCTTAAAGCGGTTTTCCCCAGCTGTTTACTCACATTAGCCATTATGCCATTTAGTAGCATTATTGCCGGGTGGCTTTTTTATCTCACGGGCTCGCTATCTGTTTTTTATGTGGCGACACACTTAAGAACAATAATAGCGGCTAAGCGGCTGTTGCTGATCCCACTTTGCCTGCTGGCTATCGGCTTAACCAATCTCTTTTGGTATCACCACTATTATCAACCCGATAGCCTTTTCCCTTATGTGTACAACGCCTATAAAACATCTGCACATGCGGGTATTTTGGGGGCATTCATCCTGCTAACAACCCTACATATCACGCAAAAAAAGCAAAAACTGCCGCTCTTCTACCTCATCGCAATCTGTGTGTTAACGCTGGGCTATGCGTTTTATCAGTCATTGTTCAGTGGAGTGCACCGTATTGGATTGGTATTTGGCACAGCAACCAGTGCAGCCTATTTTCTTACCTTTATTGGTGCGTTAAGCGCACAAGCGCTACTCAAGCTCGATTCAGCTTATAAGTATTATCTCTATCTGGGACATTTTCTGTTAGTCACCATCGCTATTTTCCTGACAGAAACTCGAGCAGCTATACTCGTCTATCCTATTGTTGGTGCTACCATTTTACTGTCAGAGGTCAGGCACAATAAGCGTTTATTCATCAAGGCATTTATCGGCTCATCGGCCACGATCCTCCTGTGTTTATTCCTTTTTCAGGAGACAATTCATCAGCGCGTCAACGATCTGATCAACGACGTCCACAGCTACAGCATGAATAACAGCAGAACCTCGGTGGGTGCACGAATTGCCATGTATCAATCAGGTATCGAAGCCGGGGAAGAAGCATTATTGGGACAGTCTGCCGAACAGCGCGCAGAGCGAATCGTTGCACAAGCCAAACAAAAGCCGAGCTTAGCGGGGGCGGTGGAATATCTGGATGTCCATCTGCATAACGAAGTGATTGATGCCTTTTCCCTTAAGGGGTTGCCGGGAGCAATATTGCTTGTGTTGCTCTATGCCTCTTTGTTTTATTTTTCATTTTTTGTTCTACGCAGCCACCTCTCTGCTGCACTGCTTTTTGCCTTGCTGATGTATGGACTTAGCGATGTCATTCTCTATTCACGAGACATGCTGATTGCGTGGCTGATGGCGTTTTGTCTTGGCACCACGCTGACTGGAAAATGGTTAAAGCAGAAATGA
- the rfaD gene encoding ADP-glyceromanno-heptose 6-epimerase, translated as MIIVTGGAGFIGSNIVKSLNDIGYRDILVVDNLKDGTKFANLVDLDIADYVDKEDFIASIVAGDDLGDIDAVFHEGACSSTTEWDGKYMMDNNYQYSKDVLHYCLDRNIPFLYASSAATYGGRNDNFIEARQYEQPLNVYGYSKFLFDQYVREILPEAESQICGFRYFNVYGPREGHKGSMASVAFHLNNQINQGENPKLFSGSENFQRDFIYVGDVAAVNLWFWQNGVSGIFNCGTGRAESFQAVADATLAFHQKGSVEYIEFPEKLKGRYQAYTQADLTNLRAAGYDKPFKTVAEGVAEYMAWLNRTV; from the coding sequence ATGATTATCGTTACTGGCGGTGCCGGTTTTATCGGCAGCAATATCGTAAAATCTCTGAATGACATCGGCTATCGGGACATTCTGGTTGTCGATAACCTGAAAGACGGCACCAAATTCGCCAATCTGGTCGATCTGGACATCGCAGATTACGTGGATAAAGAAGATTTCATCGCCAGCATCGTTGCAGGTGACGATCTGGGCGATATCGACGCCGTATTCCATGAAGGCGCTTGCTCTTCCACCACCGAGTGGGATGGCAAATACATGATGGATAACAACTATCAGTATTCCAAAGACGTGCTGCATTATTGCCTCGATCGCAACATTCCGTTCCTGTATGCCTCTTCTGCCGCAACCTACGGCGGTCGTAACGATAACTTTATCGAAGCGCGTCAATACGAGCAGCCGCTGAACGTCTATGGCTACTCCAAGTTCCTGTTCGATCAATACGTGCGTGAAATTCTCCCAGAAGCTGAATCGCAGATCTGCGGCTTCCGCTATTTCAACGTCTACGGACCACGCGAAGGCCACAAAGGCAGCATGGCAAGCGTCGCGTTTCATCTGAACAACCAAATCAATCAGGGTGAAAATCCGAAGCTGTTCTCCGGTAGCGAGAACTTCCAACGTGACTTTATCTACGTCGGTGATGTCGCCGCCGTCAACCTGTGGTTCTGGCAAAACGGTGTTTCTGGCATCTTCAACTGCGGTACTGGTCGCGCCGAATCCTTCCAGGCTGTTGCCGATGCCACCCTCGCCTTCCATCAGAAAGGCAGCGTGGAATACATTGAATTTCCTGAGAAACTGAAAGGCCGCTATCAGGCTTATACACAAGCCGACCTCACCAATTTGCGTGCCGCAGGCTATGACAAGCCGTTCAAAACCGTCGCCGAAGGCGTGGCGGAATATATGGCCTGGCTGAACCGTACCGTTTAA
- the rfaF gene encoding ADP-heptose--LPS heptosyltransferase RfaF — protein MKILVIGPSWVGDMMMSHSLYRTLKAEHPEAVIDVMAPAWCRPLLARMPEVNQALAMPLGHGALELGERRRLGVSLRDAGYDRAYVLPNSFKSALVPFFANIPQRTGWRGEMRYGLLNDVRVLDKAAFPLMVQRYTALAYDRSRIRRAEDLPQPLLWPQLQVNQAEIADMTQAFNLSDARPIIGFCPGAEFGPAKRWPHYHYAALAQSLIERGYQIALFGSANDRSACDDILQGLTEDARQHCANLAGKTSLEQAVVLIAACHAVVSNDSGLMHVAAALHRPLVALYGPSSPDFTPPLSHQAEVIRLITGYHRVRKGNAEQGYHQSLIDIQPERVLSALDKYLILGADA, from the coding sequence ATGAAAATTTTGGTCATCGGCCCTTCCTGGGTCGGCGATATGATGATGTCGCACAGCCTTTATCGCACGTTGAAGGCTGAACACCCGGAAGCGGTCATTGACGTGATGGCGCCAGCTTGGTGCCGTCCGCTGCTGGCACGGATGCCGGAAGTCAATCAGGCGTTAGCCATGCCGCTAGGTCACGGCGCACTTGAGCTGGGAGAACGTCGCCGTCTTGGCGTATCGCTGCGCGATGCGGGCTATGACCGCGCTTACGTGCTGCCCAACTCCTTTAAATCCGCGCTGGTCCCTTTCTTTGCTAATATTCCGCAGCGTACAGGCTGGCGTGGCGAAATGCGTTACGGGCTGCTGAACGACGTACGCGTGCTGGATAAAGCCGCATTTCCGCTGATGGTTCAGCGCTATACCGCGTTAGCCTACGATCGTAGCCGTATTCGTCGGGCCGAGGATCTGCCGCAGCCGTTACTGTGGCCGCAGTTGCAGGTCAATCAGGCCGAAATTGCGGACATGACGCAGGCGTTTAACCTCAGCGATGCGCGCCCCATCATCGGCTTTTGCCCCGGCGCCGAGTTCGGCCCCGCCAAACGCTGGCCGCATTATCACTATGCGGCGTTGGCACAATCACTGATTGAACGCGGCTACCAGATAGCGCTGTTCGGTTCGGCCAATGACCGTTCAGCCTGTGACGACATCCTTCAGGGATTGACGGAAGACGCACGGCAACATTGCGCTAATCTGGCAGGGAAAACCTCGCTGGAACAAGCGGTGGTGCTCATTGCCGCCTGCCACGCCGTTGTCAGCAACGATTCTGGACTCATGCACGTTGCGGCGGCACTTCATCGTCCGCTTGTCGCGCTTTATGGCCCAAGCAGCCCCGATTTTACCCCGCCGCTGTCCCATCAGGCCGAGGTGATTCGCCTGATTACCGGCTATCACCGAGTGCGCAAAGGCAATGCCGAACAGGGTTATCACCAGAGTTTGATCGATATTCAGCCCGAACGCGTACTCAGCGCACTGGATAAGTATCTCATTCTGGGAGCGGACGCATGA
- the tdh gene encoding L-threonine 3-dehydrogenase, translating to MKALAKLRPEEGIWMVDSPTPELGHNDIMIKIRKSAICGTDVHIYNWDEWSQKTIPVPMVVGHEYVGEIVAIGQEVNGFHIGDRVSGEGHITCGYCRNCRAGRRHLCRNAIGVGVNRPGSFAEYLVIPAYNAFRIPDNISDELAAIFDPFGNAVHTALSFDLVGEDVLIAGAGPIGMMAAAVCRHVGARNVVITDVNAYRLDLASKMGATRAVNVAQENLADVMIELGMTEGFDIGLEMSGAPSAFRAMLKAMNHGGRIAMLGIPHEPMSIDWGDVIFKGLFIKGIYGREMFETWYKMSALIQSGLDLSPIITHRFHIDEFQKGFDAMRSGQSGKVILNWDER from the coding sequence ATGAAAGCATTGGCAAAACTGCGGCCGGAAGAAGGCATCTGGATGGTGGACTCCCCCACGCCGGAGCTCGGGCATAACGACATCATGATTAAAATCCGTAAAAGCGCGATCTGCGGAACAGATGTGCATATCTATAACTGGGACGAATGGTCGCAGAAGACGATTCCCGTTCCGATGGTCGTCGGGCATGAGTACGTTGGCGAAATTGTCGCTATCGGTCAGGAAGTTAACGGTTTTCATATTGGCGATCGAGTCTCTGGCGAAGGGCATATTACTTGCGGCTACTGTCGCAATTGTCGTGCCGGGCGGCGCCATTTATGCCGCAATGCCATCGGCGTCGGGGTAAATCGTCCCGGTTCGTTTGCGGAGTATCTGGTGATTCCGGCCTACAACGCGTTTCGCATTCCCGACAATATTTCTGATGAGCTGGCCGCCATTTTCGATCCCTTCGGCAACGCGGTGCATACCGCACTGTCCTTCGATCTCGTGGGGGAAGATGTTTTGATTGCCGGCGCGGGGCCGATAGGCATGATGGCGGCAGCGGTGTGCCGCCACGTTGGTGCACGGAATGTCGTGATTACTGATGTGAATGCGTACCGCCTGGATCTCGCCAGTAAAATGGGGGCAACGCGCGCCGTTAATGTGGCGCAGGAAAATCTGGCGGACGTGATGATAGAGCTGGGTATGACCGAGGGGTTTGATATCGGTCTGGAGATGTCGGGCGCGCCATCGGCCTTTCGTGCCATGCTAAAAGCGATGAATCACGGTGGGCGCATTGCCATGCTGGGTATTCCGCATGAACCGATGTCGATTGACTGGGGGGACGTGATTTTTAAAGGGCTGTTTATCAAAGGGATCTACGGACGAGAAATGTTCGAAACCTGGTACAAAATGTCGGCGCTGATTCAGTCTGGATTGGATTTGTCACCGATTATCACCCACCGCTTCCACATTGATGAGTTTCAGAAAGGGTTCGATGCCATGCGTTCGGGTCAGTCGGGCAAGGTTATTCTCAATTGGGATGAAAGATAA
- a CDS encoding divergent polysaccharide deacetylase family protein, whose translation MSYLTKTPLLALSLLALSPLALAGKLSIVIDDFGYRPHNENQILAMPTAISIAVLPNAPYAREMATKAHQQGREVLIHLPMAPMSKQPLERDTLRPDMSSEEIQRIIRQSVNNVPYAVGLNNHMGSAMTASLPGMQKVMQALSAYPLYFLDSMTIGSSQSSQAAAGTNVKVIKRKVFLDDSQNEAEIRKQFTRAVQIARRSGSAIAIGHPHPATIRVLQQMLPTLDADIVLVRPSQLLNEPTRQYEPQPQQPVKPRNPFRGIQQCQVKQPPEPVKNDVFFKLVSSSIQESAPVMFIKHRWQTWIEPAATEAPKQP comes from the coding sequence TTGTCTTATTTAACCAAAACTCCGCTATTGGCGTTGAGTCTGCTCGCCCTGTCTCCTTTGGCGCTGGCCGGAAAACTGTCGATTGTCATCGATGATTTCGGCTATCGCCCACATAATGAGAACCAGATTCTGGCAATGCCGACGGCGATTTCCATCGCGGTATTACCCAACGCGCCGTACGCCCGTGAAATGGCGACCAAAGCCCACCAGCAAGGACGAGAAGTGCTTATACATCTGCCGATGGCACCGATGAGCAAGCAGCCGCTGGAGCGCGATACGTTACGCCCGGACATGAGCAGCGAAGAAATTCAGCGCATTATTCGCCAATCGGTCAATAACGTGCCTTACGCCGTGGGGTTGAATAACCACATGGGCAGCGCGATGACCGCCAGCCTGCCCGGCATGCAAAAAGTCATGCAGGCACTGAGCGCCTACCCGCTCTATTTCCTCGATAGCATGACCATTGGCAGCAGCCAATCGAGCCAGGCCGCGGCAGGAACGAACGTCAAAGTCATCAAACGCAAAGTCTTTCTGGATGATTCGCAAAACGAAGCCGAGATTCGCAAACAGTTTACCCGTGCGGTGCAAATCGCCCGCCGCAGCGGTTCCGCCATCGCTATCGGGCATCCACATCCTGCAACCATCCGCGTCTTACAGCAGATGTTGCCCACGCTGGATGCCGATATTGTCTTAGTCCGCCCCAGCCAGTTGCTGAATGAGCCGACGCGGCAATATGAGCCTCAGCCGCAGCAGCCAGTCAAACCGCGTAATCCGTTCCGCGGTATACAGCAATGTCAGGTCAAACAGCCGCCGGAACCGGTGAAGAACGATGTATTCTTCAAGTTGGTGAGCAGCAGTATTCAGGAAAGTGCACCAGTGATGTTTATCAAGCACCGCTGGCAGACCTGGATTGAGCCAGCCGCGACCGAAGCGCCCAAACAGCCGTAA
- the envC gene encoding murein hydrolase activator EnvC yields the protein MSKNALFVQSRVACSADRHVSALQRLLTRCANALCVGVLLLPALGQAEDNQAQLKTLQHDIAEKEKSVQEQQKQRSALVQQLKKQEQSISQASRQLHETRNTLSTLNKELTSLSASIAKLQSQQDKQQTLLSRQLDAAFRQGQHSALQLMLSGEESQRSERILAYFGYLNEARQKSIHDVQQTRVELAEQKRQLEQKQAQQKTLLGDQQQQQQTLEQAQSDRKKTLSTLESSLEKDQQQLTELRQNETRLRDQIARAEREAKARAEREAREAAKVRAKEEQAKRSGSSYKPTEGERSLMARTGGLGRPSGQAIWPVNGRIEHRFGEPLQGELRWKGMVITAPEGTEVKAIADGTVLMADWLQGYGLVVVVQHGKGDMSLYGYNQSALVSVGAQVKAGQHIALVGTSGGQSQPGLYFEIRRQGQAVNPQPWLGR from the coding sequence ATGAGTAAAAACGCGTTATTTGTACAGAGTCGAGTAGCATGTAGCGCCGATCGCCATGTATCCGCATTACAAAGGCTGCTCACCCGCTGCGCCAACGCGCTCTGCGTTGGCGTTTTGTTGTTGCCCGCACTCGGCCAGGCGGAAGATAATCAGGCACAGCTTAAGACTCTGCAACACGATATCGCCGAGAAAGAAAAAAGCGTTCAAGAACAACAAAAGCAACGCAGTGCCTTAGTCCAGCAGTTGAAAAAGCAGGAGCAGTCCATCTCTCAGGCCAGTCGTCAGCTGCATGAAACGCGCAATACGCTGTCCACGCTCAATAAAGAATTAACCAGCCTCAGCGCCTCTATCGCCAAACTGCAATCTCAGCAGGATAAGCAACAAACGCTACTTTCCCGTCAGCTTGACGCCGCCTTCCGGCAAGGTCAGCACAGCGCACTGCAATTAATGTTGAGCGGAGAAGAAAGCCAGCGCAGCGAGCGCATCCTCGCCTACTTCGGTTATCTGAATGAAGCGCGGCAGAAATCCATCCACGACGTGCAGCAAACGCGTGTGGAGCTGGCTGAACAAAAGCGTCAGTTGGAACAAAAACAGGCACAGCAAAAAACGCTGCTGGGCGATCAACAGCAACAACAGCAGACGCTGGAACAGGCGCAGTCCGATCGGAAGAAAACGCTGTCGACGCTGGAAAGTTCGCTGGAGAAAGATCAGCAGCAGTTGACGGAACTGCGCCAGAATGAAACTCGGTTGCGCGATCAAATCGCCCGCGCTGAGCGAGAAGCGAAAGCCCGAGCCGAACGGGAAGCACGTGAGGCCGCCAAGGTTCGCGCTAAAGAAGAACAGGCCAAACGCAGCGGCAGCAGCTACAAACCCACAGAGGGTGAACGCTCACTTATGGCCCGAACCGGCGGGTTAGGGCGACCTTCTGGTCAAGCTATCTGGCCAGTTAACGGTCGCATCGAGCACCGCTTTGGTGAACCGTTACAGGGTGAGCTGCGCTGGAAGGGCATGGTGATTACCGCACCGGAAGGGACGGAAGTGAAGGCGATCGCCGACGGAACCGTACTGATGGCCGACTGGCTACAGGGCTACGGGTTAGTCGTTGTTGTGCAGCATGGTAAAGGCGATATGAGCCTGTACGGTTATAACCAGAGCGCCTTGGTTTCCGTTGGCGCTCAGGTCAAGGCAGGCCAACACATCGCGCTGGTCGGCACCAGCGGCGGGCAGAGCCAGCCTGGACTGTATTTTGAAATCCGTCGTCAGGGTCAAGCGGTCAATCCACAACCTTGGCTGGGAAGATAG